A part of Gossypium hirsutum isolate 1008001.06 chromosome A07, Gossypium_hirsutum_v2.1, whole genome shotgun sequence genomic DNA contains:
- the LOC107952799 gene encoding plant intracellular Ras-group-related LRR protein 4 produces MVEFGVVRSTDEAVEEIMRIHRSLPPRPAVDEVLAAKALIRNVEKEDQARLEAITRQTKSPNVPEELFLILLEMQKNCVYFQSKEQKREAFKLLDLESVHALFDEFIQRASNCLSSTSSKLNDKTTLSNALPHTAATPPPSNNSFTAATPSSFRELASERPLFSRDDSYVKKAKSSFYANSTDGLGISMSSSPHILDSSLKSGGATAAVQDDEKLSLIKLASIIEVSSKKGTRDLNLQGKLMDQIDWLPDSIGKLCSLITLDLSDNRIVALPDTIGGLSSLKKLDLHSNKIAQLPDSIGDLLSLVFLDLSANQLSSLPATFGRLVRLEELDLSSNHLPSLPDSIGSLISLKKLNVETNDIEEIPHTIGHCSSLKELRADYNRLKALPEAVGKIETLEVLSVRYNNIKQLPTTMSSLANLKELDVSFNELESLPESLCFATTLVKMNVGNNFADMRSLPRSIGNLEMLEELDISNNQIRVLPDSFRMLTRLQVLRVDQNPLEVPPRHIAEQGAQAVVRYMADLVEKRDVKLQPEKQKKSWAQICFFSKSNKRKRNGMDYVKA; encoded by the exons ATGGTTGAATTCGGCGTGGTTCGCTCCACGGACGAAGCGGTGGAGGAGATCATGAGAATACACAGATCTCTGCCGCCGCGCCCTGCTGTCGACGAGGTACTAGCTGCCAAGGCTCTCATTCGGAATGTCGAGAAGGAAGACCAAGCTAGGCTGGAAGCCATTACTCGCCAGACCAAGAGCCCTAATGTCCCCGAGGAGCTCTTCCTTATCCTCCTCGAGATGCAAAAGAACTGTGTTTACTTCCAGAGCAAGGAGCAGAAGAGGGAGGCCTTCAAATTGCTGGATCTTGAGTCTGTCCATGCTCTGTTCGATGAATTTATCCAGAGGGCATCCAACTGCCTTTCCTCTACCTCCTCCAAACTCAATGATAAAACCACCCTTTCAAACGCCTTGCCCCACACCGCCGCCACTCCTCCGCCTTCCAACAACTCATTTACCGCTGCCACGCCCTCCTCCTTTAGGGAGCTTGCATCAGAACGACCACTCTTCTCCAGAGATGACAGTTACGTTAAGAAGGCCAAGTCTTCCTTCTATGCTAACTCCACTGATGGGTTGGGTATTTCTATGTCTTCTTCACCTCACATATTGGACTCTTCTCTTAAGTCCGGGGGTGCCACTGCTGCGG TTCAAGATGAtgagaagttgagtttgattAAGCTAGCTAGTATAATTGAAGTCTCTTCAAAGAAAGGCACTCGAGATCTCAACCTCCAAGGCAAGTTGATGGATCAAATTGACTGGCTTCCTGACTCAATAGGGAAGTTGTGCAGTTTAATTACACTGGATTTGTCTGATAATCGTATTGTAGCTTTGCCTGACACCATTGGCGGCCTTTCATCCTTGAAGAAACTCGATTTGCATTCGAATAAGATTGCTCAACTCCCAGATTCCATTGGAGATCTACTCAGCTTGGTCTTTCTAGATCTCAGTGCGAACCAGCTATCATCTTTGCCTGCTACATTTGGGAGATTGGTTCGCCTCGAGGAGCTTGATTTGAGCTCCAATCACCTTCCTTCACTCCCTGACTCTATAGGTTCACTCATTAGCCTCAAGAAACTGAATGTGGAGACAAATGACATAGAAGAAATTCCACATACTATTGGTCACTGCTCTTCACTTAAAGAGCTTCGTGCAGATTATAACCGGCTCAAAGCCCTCCCAGAAGCAGTTGGGAAGATAGAAACCTTAGAGGTTTTATCCGTGCGCTATAACAACATCAAACAATTACCTACGACGATGTCATCTTTGGCAAACCTGAAGGAACTAGATGTCAGTTTCAATGAGCTTGAGTCTTTGCCTGAGAGTTTATGTTTTGCCACCACACTCGTCAAGATGAACGTAGGCAACAATTTTGCTGATATGCGATCCCTACCAAGGTCTATTGGAAATCTTGAGATGCTTGAAGAGCTGGACATTAGCAATAATCAGATCCGGGTCCTCCCAGACTCTTTTAGGATGCTAACACGACTTCAAGTTCTACGTGTGGATCAAAATCCTCTGGAAGTGCCTCCTAGGCACATTGCGGAACAGGGTGCACAG GCTGTTGTCCGGTATATGGCTGATCTGGTTGAGAAAAGGGATGTTAAATTACAACCGGAAAAGCAGAAGAAGAGTTGGGCTCAAATATGCTTCTTCTCCAAGTCTAACAAAAGGAAGCGCAATGGGATGGACTATGTAAAAGCCTGA
- the LOC107952797 gene encoding MLO-like protein 10, which produces MKGVLLWYCLWVWLTMEGGKVMGATESSGERKLDQTPTWAVAGVCAVIIIISIVLETVLHKLGTWFTERHKSALFEALDKVKAELMVMGFISLLLTFGQSYIARICIPIDVANTMLPCKSDSEQGTSESSEEEHRRRLLWFDRRSLSTISTAPKCKEGHEPLISVEGLHELHILIFFLAVFHVLYSFVTMMLGRLKIRGWKVWEQETLSHDYEFSNDPSRFRLTHETSFVKAHTSFWTRIPFFFYIGCFFRQFFRSVGRVDYLTLRNGFINVHLAPGSKFNFQKYIKRSLEDDFKIVVGVSPVLWASFVVYLLLNVRGWHALFWASLVPVIIILAVGTKLQAILTKMALEITERHAVVQGMPLVQASDQYFWFGHPQLVLHLIHFALFQNAFQITYFLWIWYAFGIKSCFHADFTLAIIKVSLGVGVLCLCSYITLPLYALVTQMGSHMKRSIFDEQTSKALKKWHMAAKKRGNARKSPTRAMGGSTSPSSTLHSTGHSLHRYKTTGHSTRSSYNYEDRDMSDLEAEPLTPTSTNLIIRVDHDEHATEITETYTETRNEDFSFAKAGPVKEP; this is translated from the exons ATGAAGGGGGTGTTGCTGTGGTACTGTTTGTGGGTATGGTTAACAATGGAGGGAGGAAAGGTAATGGGGGCAACCGAGAGTTCAGGGGAGAGGAAGCTTGATCAGACACCTACATGGGCGGTGGCTGGGGTTTGTGCTGTTATCATCATCATTTCTATTGTCTTGGAAACAGTTCTTCACAAACTTGGAACG TGGTTCACAGAAAGGCACAAGAGTGCTCTGTTTGAAGCCCTGGACAAGGTTAAAGCTG AGCTGATGGTTATGGGTTTCATTTCGCTGCTCCTCACTTTTGGCCAGAGCTATATTGCCAGAATTTGTATCCCAATAGATGTTGCGAATACCATGTTGCCTTGTAAATCTGATAGTGAGCAAGGCACCTCTGAAAGCAGTGAAGAAGAACACCGTCGAAGACTGTTATGGTTTGACCGTAGATCTTTGTCTACTATTTCAACTGCTCCTAAATGCAAGGAG GGGCATGAACCACTTATATCGGTTGAAGGGTTGCATGAATTACACATCCTCATATTCTTCCTAGctgtttttcatgttttatatagTTTTGTTACTATGATGCTGGGGAGACTAAAG ATTCGTGGCTGGAAGGTGTGGGAGCAGGAAACTCTATCTCATGACTATGAGTTTTCAAATG ATCCCTCTCGATTCAGGCTTACTCATGAGACATCTTTTGTGAAAGCTCACACCAGCTTTTGGACTAGGATTCCTTTCTTTTTTTACATT GGGTGCTTCTTTCGACAATTTTTCAGGTCTGTTGGGAGGGTTGACTACTTGACATTGCGAAATGGATTCATCAAC GTTCATTTAGCTCCTGGAAGTAAGTTCAACTTCCAAAAGTATATCAAAAGATCATTAGAGGATGACTTCAAGATCGTCGTAGGAGTAAG TCCAGTGCTCTGGGCATCATTTGTGGTCTACTTGCTGCTAAATGTCAGAG GTTGGCATGCACTATTTTGGGCATCCTTAGTTCCTGTGATT ATAATCTTGGCTGTTGGGACGAAGCTTCAAGCCATTTTGACAAAAATGGCTCTTGAAATTACAGAAAGGCATGCCGTGGTCCAGGGAATGCCTCTTGTACAAGCCTCTGACCAATATTTTTGGTTTGGCCATCCCCAATTAGTTCTTCATCTGATTCATTTTGCATTATTTCAG AATGCATTCCAGATAACTTATTTCTTGTGGATCTGG TATGCCTTTGGGATCAAATCGTGCTTTCATGCTGATTTCACCCTCGCCATAATTAAAGTTTCTTTGGG TGTCGGAGTTCTGTGTTTGTGCAGCTACATCACCCTTCCGCTATACGCCCTAGTAACTCAG ATGGGTTCGCACATGAAGAGGTCCATCTTTGATGAGCAAACATCCAAGGCCCTTAAGAAGTGGCATATGGCTGCAAAGAAGCGAGGGAATGCAAGAAAATCCCCCACTAGAGCCATGGGTGGAAGTACAAGCCCAAGTTCAACATTGCATTCCACTGGACACTCACTTCATCGATACAAAACTACTGGTCATTCAACTCGTTCATCATATAACTATGAAGATCGTGACATGTCTGATCTTGAAGCTGAACCATTGACACCCAcatcaacaaatttaataataagaGTGGATCATGATGAGCATGCAACTGAAATAACTGAAACCTACACAGAAACAAGAAATGAAGACTTCTCCTTTGCAAAGGCTGGCCCCGTTAAGGAACCGTGA